ttttttttttttttgttgccaTTTTAGGAATATTTGTAATTggtatattaaattatgattatctgttaattacacttttttaatttttatgaaactACGTTTTAGTGtctatacttttaattaaacgTGTTCAagtccttttttctttctatccaTTAATTTGGTTTTAAACTTGACTTTAATGAACATGAGATTTATTCCCCTCtccaaaaatttatcaaatatttttaggttataagagatttatttaaaatttgggaTCAAATTCATCATGGCCACttagataaattaaaacatttctttttcttattgtttcATTCAGTCTAATTCTATGCACTGCCTTTGCTGTCCTGTGAATATCactaattcattttaattctttatattttcaattttatatcgtataatatttcaaaataattttattattacttttttaattatataaaaataaagcttaaatttatttatttttaccacGGATAGTGTGGTTTTGGTATTACCTCTAAAAGTgagtttttgcattcaaaagaTTGGTGTCTAACTATTGGGGGAGAAACAAAAAAGCAATTTTCTATTTAAGAGATTAAAGCTAAGATTACTCGTgtattaaaaacatgttttttttttttttcaatcgtaataattattatgtcttctgttttatagttttcatttctctttttctaagCCATCACattcttaatttttgtgtttttctcttTATGATCCGTTTGCTTTATTCATTTGGATTTGTGGAAAGCTGGTTAGTTTAAGATGGTAGGCATATTTTGATTGTTTGCTAGGTTAAGGCTTTCAAATGGGTGGTAATTGTGAGATATGGGTTTGACAACAAAAGTTTTTAACTTTTGAGTGATAAAGCTGGCAGGACATGACTTGTATGAAGAGCCCTTGCCTTCTGGAGGGGTTGTTACTGGGATAGGTCCTGTGCATGGGCGACTATGTATGTTTGTGGCCAATGATCCCACTGTGAAGGGAGGGACTTACTATCCCATTACTGTTAAGAAGCACCTCAGGGCACAGGAGATTGCTGCTCAGTGCAAATTGCCCTGTGTATATCTTGTTGACAGTGGAGGAGCTTTTCTTCCCAAGCAAGCTGAAGTGTTTCCAGACAAAGAAAACTTTGGTAGAATATTCTACAATCAAGCTTTAATGTCTTCTGAAGGAATTCCTCAAATTGCATTGGTATTGGGCTCTTGCACTGCTGGTGGGGCATATATACCGGCAATGGCTGATGAAAGTGTGATGGTCAAGGGTAACGGCACCATTTTTTTAGCAGGGCCACCTCTTGTTAAGGTCTGCTCTAGCTATTGTAGTTCTCCAAGTCTCTTGCTGTTTCTTtgctttttacttttaaaatctttaaagtTTTAACATTTGAGCTAAATATGCTTTTAATCATTGAAAAGATTACTGCTCTAGCTATTTTAGTTCTTCTCATTTTAtggaaataacataattttagtCCCTAGTGACTTGTGAGAGACTAAAACCGTATCATTTTGACAAATGTTGGGTTGAAGTGAATATAAATTTAGCATGACAAACCAAAACTGGTTATATTTTCAATCGCCACAAACATTTGATTGCTCATGTTTGTGTAATGTATTTTCTACGTGTTTATGACCAAAAATAACCCTAAATGAATTTGTAGGCTGCTACTGGTGAAGAAGTGTCGGCAGAGGATTTGGGAGGTGCCACTGTGCACTGCAAGACGTCAGGTGTTTCTGATTATTTTGCTCAAGGTATATGCTGTGACTATGCAGATGAGTGTATAGAAAATGCGATAACTATTGACATTAACTTAGTTCCTGTTAGTGACTTTGTACATGTTTCGTTTCTTGTAGATGAACCGACATTAACTTAGTTCCTATTAGTGACTTTGTACATGTTTCGTCTCTTGTAGATGAACTCCATGCACTTGCGCTTGGGAGgaatataattaagaatttgCATATGGCTGGGAAAGATCCCTTGGCAAATGGATTGCAAAATATAAACTATGAATATAAAGAGCCGTTGTATGATGTCAATGAACTTCGTTCTATTGCTCCCACTGATCTTAAGAAACAGTTTGATATCCGATCAGTTATTGATCGAATTGTTGATGGAAGTGAATTTGATGAATTCAAGAAATTGTATGGCACTGTGAGGACATATCCACTTTACTTTTTATCAGTTTAATCATTATCCTAGTATGCATGAGTTGCTATTGtactgtcttttttttttcggtgCCCTTACCTTTGATGATTTGTCACAgtcttatttgttgttgatttAACAATAAGGTTTTGTTTTggataaacattttaaataatatacttaCAGGAAAAGTTGCAATTCACTTTGCATATTGAAACCTTTTTGCAGACACTTGTAACGGGATTTGCTAGGATTTTTGGACAGCCTGTTGGAATTATTGGAAACAATGGGATTTTATTCAACGAATCTGCACTGAAAGGAGCCCATTTCATTGAATTATGCACTCAACGTAACATTCCCTTGGTCTTCCTTCAGAACATCACTGGATTCATggtatgaatttaattaatttattttgtttctcaaCTATGCTTTTGTCGTTGTATTTTGATTTCTATGTAGATTGATTCCTCTTTCCTTCAGTCATACCCATTGTTTACTTATTAAAAGGCAAAGAATTATCTAATGTGCTCAGTGATTCACAGATAAATGAGCTGTATATGGATAACCAGTTAGGGATTAAAGTCATGTGGGTTTGATAATCAAATATTGAAATTCAATGAAATAATAATCATGTTCTCATTTAGGAAATACAGAGGGATCAGTGACTGAACGAATTAGTCAGAAGAGTTTGAGAGTCATTAATTGTAATTCAATAGAAATATAATCATGTATAGATTTAGGAAATACAGAGGGATTAATGACTGTAAGACTAGTCAGGAGAGTTTAAGAATCATCAATTGAAATCAATAGAAATATAATGAGTTTGAGAATGCCAATAAGATCTAAAAGAGCCGCATTGATTCATCataccttttaatttttactttaattatagtCCTGTTTTGTCTCAAACATTTTTGTCGATGGATATCGTGTACTTTTAACTGGTACTATTCTTTATCAAATGGTGGTATGTCTGTCGGCATCTCGGTTATGGTATGGATGTCAAATACTTCATGTCATCCATCTTTTGcctaattatattttgttgtttggAGACTGTAAAATGATGAAGGAAAGTATTTACTGTTAgtttttttctcccttttccTTATCTATAATTGTTAAAGCTAagtattatttctttaaacaaTAGAGTTATGAAACCGCACTACATGTCTATTTGGTAGGTTGGCTCAAGATCTGAGGCAAATGGCATAGCAAAGTCTGGCGCAAAAATGGTTATGGCTGTTTCTTGTGCAAAGGTTTGTGGGTTCCAGCCATCTATTTAcaagttataaaatttattctataCTAGTAAGTTTATTACTTGTAATTATAAATGTCTTGGCAGTTGGAATGTAGGTGAAAGCAACATATGAAAGCATGACAGATATTTTTCAaagacaaatgatattttttatcctCAAATAAATACCTGTAGGTACCAAAAGTTACTATAATGGTTGGAGGAAGCTTCGGTGCAGGAAATTATGCAATGTGTGGTCGTGCCTATAGTCCGAATTTCTTGTTCCTTTGGCCTAATGCTAGAATATCTGTGATGGGTGGTGCTCAGGTAGCATATTTCTCGTGATCCCCATGAGTTATGattctttataataaattgttggcATTGGTTGATCTAGGACTTCGCTCTGCATTGGTTATTGTTCTGTACTTtgagataaataattatgtagctagttttgcatgttttttccCTTCTAAATCAAACTGGATTTGAAAATTTGGTTGATCATTAGTTGATACTCATCTGGTTTGTGGGGGTTTTAATTAATG
This genomic stretch from Vigna radiata var. radiata cultivar VC1973A chromosome 7, Vradiata_ver6, whole genome shotgun sequence harbors:
- the LOC106769185 gene encoding methylcrotonoyl-CoA carboxylase beta chain, mitochondrial isoform X2, with the translated sequence MFGLIGRKANLLGGSGRRWLNLAAATATTTTNGGAMEELLAQLQSNVQKALAGGGPEAVKRNRSRNKFLPRERIDRLLDPGSSFLELSQLAGHDLYEEPLPSGGVVTGIGPVHGRLCMFVANDPTVKGGTYYPITVKKHLRAQEIAAQCKLPCVYLVDSGGAFLPKQAEVFPDKENFGRIFYNQALMSSEGIPQIALVLGSCTAGGAYIPAMADESVMVKGNGTIFLAGPPLVKAATGEEVSAEDLGGATVHCKTSGVSDYFAQDELHALALGRNIIKNLHMAGKDPLANGLQNINYEYKEPLYDVNELRSIAPTDLKKQFDIRSVIDRIVDGSEFDEFKKLYGTTLVTGFARIFGQPVGIIGNNGILFNESALKGAHFIELCTQRNIPLVFLQNITGFMVGSRSEANGIAKSGAKMVMAVSCAKVPKVTIMVGGSFGAGNYAMCGRAYSPNFLFLWPNARISVMGGAQAAGVLAQIEKGNKKKQGIQWNKEEEEKFKAKVVEAYEKEASPYYSTARLWDDGIIDPADTRKVIGLCISASLNLAIEKTKYGVFRM
- the LOC106769185 gene encoding methylcrotonoyl-CoA carboxylase beta chain, mitochondrial isoform X1, which produces MFGLIGRKANLLGGSGRRWLNLAAATATTTTNGGAMEELLAQLQSNVQKALAGGGPEAVKRNRSRNKFLPRERIDRLLDPGSSFLELSQLAGHDLYEEPLPSGGVVTGIGPVHGRLCMFVANDPTVKGGTYYPITVKKHLRAQEIAAQCKLPCVYLVDSGGAFLPKQAEVFPDKENFGRIFYNQALMSSEGIPQIALVLGSCTAGGAYIPAMADESVMVKGNGTIFLAGPPLVKAATGEEVSAEDLGGATVHCKTSGVSDYFAQDELHALALGRNIIKNLHMAGKDPLANGLQNINYEYKEPLYDVNELRSIAPTDLKKQFDIRSVIDRIVDGSEFDEFKKLYGTTLVTGFARIFGQPVGIIGNNGILFNESALKGAHFIELCTQRNIPLVFLQNITGFMVGSRSEANGIAKSGAKMVMAVSCAKVPKVTIMVGGSFGAGNYAMCGRAYSPNFLFLWPNARISVMGGAQAAGVLAQIEKGNKKKQGIQQWNKEEEEKFKAKVVEAYEKEASPYYSTARLWDDGIIDPADTRKVIGLCISASLNLAIEKTKYGVFRM